In a genomic window of Leptospira brenneri:
- a CDS encoding winged helix-turn-helix transcriptional regulator: MSANKKRSDCPISCSLDIWGDKWSLLIIRDLVFHKRRTYGDFLKSEEGIATNILASRLLSLEENGLIEKLEHPESKAKVLYRLTDKGIDLLPILVEIHFWAEKYFKIPKGLQNTLKEAKKDKESFIKSLVGELRKA, translated from the coding sequence ATGTCTGCGAACAAAAAAAGGTCAGATTGTCCTATCAGCTGCTCTCTGGATATTTGGGGAGACAAATGGTCTTTACTCATCATCAGGGATTTAGTTTTTCACAAACGGAGAACTTACGGAGATTTTCTAAAGTCCGAGGAAGGAATTGCTACAAATATCCTTGCTTCGAGGCTTCTCTCTTTAGAAGAAAATGGACTCATTGAAAAACTAGAACATCCAGAAAGTAAAGCTAAGGTATTGTATCGACTGACTGACAAAGGAATTGATTTGTTACCAATCCTCGTTGAGATCCATTTCTGGGCGGAGAAGTATTTTAAAATTCCTAAGGGTTTACAAAACACCTTAAAGGAAGCAAAGAAAGATAAAGAAAGTTTTATCAAATCCCTGGTTGGAGAATTAAGAAAAGCTTAG
- a CDS encoding SDR family NAD(P)-dependent oxidoreductase: MKQTILVTGASSGIGRLVASQLHKEGHSVIGTSRYPEKYRSELPYPLLELDLSSDSSIGSFGKRLFQQIGHLDVLINNAGFLVKGLAEETSVTLGKEQFETNFWGTVKVTNEILPYLRAKRKGKIITIGSFLGRISLPSVAYYSASKHSLEGYFKSLRFELNEFNIHVSMVEPMSFKTNIGESSISSEGNIPDYDSVRKKVAGFSKAEFANSPSPEPVIQTVLKLVNKKNPGFHYPVGKGARLILFLQHFAYRLFETSILKKMNQKN, translated from the coding sequence ATGAAACAAACAATTTTAGTCACAGGAGCCTCTTCGGGGATTGGACGTTTAGTGGCAAGTCAGCTACATAAGGAAGGGCACTCAGTTATAGGTACAAGTCGATACCCAGAAAAATACAGATCGGAACTTCCTTATCCTTTGTTAGAGTTGGATTTGTCTTCTGATTCTTCTATTGGTTCTTTTGGGAAACGTTTATTTCAACAAATTGGACATCTTGATGTTCTAATCAATAACGCTGGTTTTTTGGTTAAAGGCCTTGCGGAAGAAACTTCCGTTACCTTGGGAAAAGAACAATTCGAAACCAATTTTTGGGGTACGGTGAAGGTTACGAATGAAATTTTACCTTATCTAAGGGCAAAGAGGAAGGGAAAAATCATTACGATTGGATCTTTTTTAGGTCGTATTAGTCTTCCTTCCGTTGCCTATTATTCTGCCTCCAAACATTCATTAGAAGGTTATTTTAAATCATTACGATTCGAATTAAATGAATTTAATATTCATGTGAGTATGGTTGAACCAATGAGTTTTAAAACCAATATAGGTGAAAGTTCGATTTCGTCTGAAGGGAACATTCCTGATTATGATTCGGTGAGAAAAAAAGTAGCAGGTTTTTCTAAGGCAGAGTTTGCAAATTCGCCATCTCCGGAGCCTGTGATCCAAACAGTTTTAAAGTTGGTAAATAAAAAGAATCCAGGATTTCATTATCCAGTGGGTAAGGGTGCTCGTTTGATTCTTTTCCTCCAACATTTTGCCTATCGGCTTTTTGAAACTTCCATTTTGAAGAAAATGAACCAAAAAAATTAG